TGTCTGGTGAGTTTTACTTAAAGCTTAAATTCAGACTATGAAGTTCCATTTTGCCTGGGTCAGGTTCATCCACTGGAGTAGAGAGCTACATCAGGATCTTGTTTTCCCTTGGGATTTAAGGACATATAAATATGTCCTTAATCTATAAATTAGTCTTGACTGTAATTTGAAGATGATCTATATTTTCTGAGATTCTTTGGCATCCAGATGAGTTCTTTGAAACTGTAGAAGATTGTGTATGAAAGACTTGGTAAATAAAGGAATCAGGCTGTACCTCTGTTGAGGCAGGCGTTGGGTGATGGGACAGAGGGTGCCATTCCCAGGCCCCCTGTGTTTCAGCCACACCTGACACAcatgtgcagtgctgctgcattctTTCCAGCATGTTCCCTGGCAGCAAAATGAAGGGGAAATAAATTCTACTTCTTTGAATGCCTGTCAAGATGCTTCTGAAGCCAGGATTCCAGACAAATTCGTAGACACTGCCATAAAGGCTCAGAGAAACAAAGGGATTGAGACAGCAGCTAAGGGGAATAGTGATGAGAGAGAGAACACAGCAAGTTAGGAAGGTGCAGAGGAAGGCCAGGGAGCAGGATCTgaagggtgtgtgtgtgagtgtggcTGCCCATCAGCAGGAAGCCCTTTGCACTGCACTCCTTCCCCCATTTCACAgactgtttgtttgtttgtttgtaccTTCTTGTGTTACACTAACTAAATCTGAACTACCTGGCTCAGAAATTCAGTAGCCAGAGAAGTTCCAAGGAGATGAAATTCTGTGGGGCTCTgtggatttaattttctttttgtttgaattGTGGAGAATAACAAGTGAATGTGCTTTTATATCTTAATACTGCTTTTCTCTGAAGGTTTCTCAATAATCTCATTTTTTGGTGCCTTCAGGCCATAGAATTAAAGGGGAAGGGACAAACTACAAACTGTTCAGAGGTTAGACTCAAATACTTATTTGACTTTTAGTGATCTGGAAATCCTATAGGAACTGcatttttgtatgttttctgaatttttttccagttcattGTTTTGCTATATAAGAATATACCTTTTTATGATGGTGAATCTTTTGCTTACAGTCCCTGTGAAAAATCTGggggatgggaaaaaaaacctaacaattTACCTATGAAGAATGGACTTGGGTTTTTTGTCAatagattttcttcttaaacttTTCCATTCTTTGTTTGATATCCCACctaaaaaagacaaatatgcAGTAAAATCAAGCTTGACTCTGATAATTACCAAAAGTTTTTAGTGTGGATAAAATCTGTTTCACAATTTTTCACATTAGAAATCCCCTGAACCCCAGAAGTTCATGCTTTTGTGACAcagctggaaagaagaaaaacttctCAACAGAATCAGAAAAGCACAGAGACTGGGAGATCCTTCCCAGGCCACCCTGTGAAGATCAATCTCCCACCTAAAGCCAGTCCTCAGAGTTGCACAGCCTGGCTTTAGTGTCTCCAAGGGTGGAGactctccagctgctctgggcaagaAACACCACCAAAAGTTGTACTTAGTCTAAAGCAGCTCATTTTGTAACACCTGGTCATTAATGCAGGCCTTGCTGCCAACAGCAGTGATCTGCAGTGTGCCAGGTTGTGCTCTGGGTGTGACAGAAGTGGATGTTCCTTCTCCAGCCATGGatttgtggctgcagcccctcagctggAGCACAAGCCTTTCAACTCTCAGGAGTTAAATCTCATCTGCAACAAGTGCAGCAGCATTGTTTTGGTATTTCTATATCTCTTTGTTATGAAAATTCTTAATGTGACTTTGTTAAAATTTCAAATTGAAGTAAGTGTGATTGTTTTAAATTGAGACAGCAGTAAGAAAAGACTCAGAAAAGTCAGAAGAGTCTGAAAAGACTCAAATTTAAGTAAttgttttaaaactgaaaagcctatttgaaaaaaaattaacttgtgAAAACATCCAGTGAGTACTGTGGTGATTTTTATGCAGAGTAGATACTGTGAACAGCATTTGACTGACAGTATGTATCTTGAAGTTTAAATGGGTTtggtttcaaaaaaaaaaaaatcaatcctaAGTATGTATGCCTGATAAAGAGCTAGAAAAATCCTTCAAGCATTATGACTATTTTTACTATAACCATAAACTGTTAAAAGGGTTGGATTTCCATTTACTGCTTGCAACCCTTTCCCTAAAACTCAGCCTTAAATAGctcaagaaatatttattgtatcTCTGAGTGAAACTTAAATACCTTTCCTCTTTTACAATTTCTGAATGACCCAGCAAGGGCTCTAGTAAAGCTTTACTGAACCAAGCTGCTAATAGTTATTTAATGTTGTTCTGTAGCCTGAAAGAATCTCAgtagatttttccttttaatctctTTGAATTGCAGGCTCATAAACCTCTCTGATGAGCCTGCCAGTGTTTTCTTAGATCCTGCAGTTGAGACAATGGAGCTGCAGAATCCTTTCACCTCTTGTTGTCAGACAAATCCAATAGATGGCAAagccaggcaggctgtgctgctgggaattaaaatttgtttcaCAAGTTCTGGTCCTTCCCCCTGGATGTTCAGGGTGGGTTTCAGAAGTGACAGCTCTGTACACAGAGTTTTACAGCTGGGCAGACATCACAGAACTCAGCACTCAGTGGGACATTCCCACTCTccttggggctgggagggagaatGGAACACCAGCTTGCTTCAGAAAGCACCAGCAAGGAGCCATGGTTGTAATAACAGTGATACAGAGGAAATAAGGAAGAGCACAGGAAATCTGAGAGCCACTGGGTTGGATGTTCTGCTTGCAAACTCAGACTGGGCTGTGCTTCTGGTTTTAGGTGGCTacctctgcttctgctggctCAAGGTCTATTAGGCTGGGTAATGGTTTTAGTAGGAGACCTAGAGAATAAAAAAGCTTTGTTCATCTCTGGAAAATGTTCCTCCTGCTTGAACCAGCCAGGCAAATAAATGCAGTGAGCAAAGCTGCCCGACAACAGCTGGTACTGGATTATGTGGGAAGTCAAGAGTACCAATAGAAAACTTTTGGTTTTTGAGATAACCAGATTTCAGACTTCATAGAAtccctgagttggaagggacttagGGGCATCACTGATGGCTgtgcacaggacaccccaagaatcccaTTACATGCCAGAGAGCATTGTCCAAGCCCTTccagagctctgtcaggctggtgtgacactgccctggggagctgtgccagtgcccagccaccctctggggaagaacccTTTCCTGATACCCAGCCTGAACCTGCCCTGactcagctccagccattccctgagtgctgtccctgtcccacagagcagagatcagtgcctgaacctgccctgacccagctccagccattccctgagtgctgtccctgtcccacagagcagagatcagtgcctgcccctccagTGCCCCTGGTGAGGATGTTGAAGACCACCATGAGGTCTgacctcagtctcctccaggctgaacaggcccagtgccctcagcagctcctcacactcCTTCACCTACACCTTCCTCGTGGCCTCCTTGGGATGTTCTCTAATGGCCTCATCTCTTTTTTGTAgtgtggcacccaaaactgccccagcaCTCAAGGAGAGGCCACcgcagctcagagcagagcaggacaatccctcccttgcccagctggccgTGCTGTGCCTGATCCTTCAGGATCTGAGCATCAGATGGAGAATAACAATGAATAACAATCTCTGTTCAGCCTGGGATTTGTGAGGAGGATTATTTTTGcccattgattttttttttaatctattttttatatttttaaaattacaattgCAGGCATGAATTAGAAAAGCTTTGTTGGAATTCTGCTCCCCGGGCTTTGTATTATACCATGTTTGGAATAGAAGAGAGAGCAGACTTTTCCTCAGCTGTTTCTTCATTACTTtcatggttggactcaatgatctcaaagGTTTTCCAGCATAAATGACGCTGTGGTTCTATGATTCAGTTACTTTACCTGAAGTATGGTAAGCTCATGAATTTGCAGTGTACCAGTTCTCTTCAGGTGGCTCATCTGCCCTTTTTGTACTTTCTAGCAGTGAGGCATGACCCAGACCTCCACCACCAATCCTATAAAAGTTTTGAGAGCAATCCTGATTCATTAATTCCAAATAGGAAGCTCTGGAAGTTTTCTAACTCCATTTTTTGTTACCTGTAGATGTTGCACACTTTTCATTTCATGCTGTACTCAATGTTGGAAGAGTCTGGGGGATCAAATGGCAGCAGATCTCTCAGGTACAGGCAGAACTTGACTTTCTTTCTGTGCTCAGAGACTCTTTCTCATAAAAAAGCACTTGGACTGGTCTTCCCCTACAAGTGTTTTTTGCAGGACTTATTTCTTCTGCaggatttatttctttgcagaaaagaCTGAACATCTGTCATGCTTGCTTTACAGAAGATAACCTGACAAAAGAATGGCCACTTCATGAACAGATTTATCTTGAGGACATGTCCTGGAATGAAGGTATGAGTGCCTTGCTGCTGGTTCCTAATGCTTTTCTTTGTCCCTcttaatgttttcttctgcatcttGCACCACTGTTGTCTCACTTTAAGTGCTgtttttgctgtatttcctgGGACAAAGCTGTTTTGCTCTCTGAGATTACCTGGATTAGAACTTAACTTTCCATTCCATCTCCATTTCTCCCCACCCTCACCTGCAGTACCACTTTTCACCCAGCTCTCCTCTTGTATAATTGAGAGTACATAGATTTTTCCCATATCTCTTGTGCATCTTGCCCTTCCTGTGATGGTAGAATGCCTGTGCTTCTTTTTTCATCTGCCACTGTTCCTTCCCTCCTGTCTATTGCTGTGGCTTTTCTTGTTTAATTGCTTTTTGGAATAAAtggctgatttttatttttattatttaacttttttttttttttttaagttgtgaGGGGGAAAATCCtactttcctttcttctgttttggtTCCTGGGTTAGCAGCCTGTTTTGGAAGCATACTTGCTCTGTATGCCTAACACcacttacatttttctttcagtatcaTCAGATTGTGTACCTTGTTATTACtggagtttttgtttttgttttctttttttgaagagACTTCACTGGCCCTGGTTGTTCAGTGTAAGAATACCTCAATCACTGAAACATTTTGAGGTTATTTTTTGAGCTACAAATGGTAGCACAGATACTGATACAACCCAGCAGTGGGAGGTTATTTGTTACTAAGAGCAGCTTTGTGAAGAAAACTCCAAATAAATTCTTGATTTTCTCCAGCACTaaaggtgtttttgttttcttttttggcagATGAACAACTCTACACTCTGTCCTGTCGCTGTGGTGGGAATTACAGTGTCTCCAAGAGTGAAAGCAAAGATGTATCTGTGGTTTGTTGTGACACATGTTCACTTGTTATCCAGATCCTGCAATGATTCTTTCAGTGAAGCCCACTGAGTGTTACAAACTTTTCAAAAGACTGGACAAACAAGTGACAGAATCTGCTAAAGAAATGTATGTTAAAGAAAAGGGAGGCACTACAAGAAGAAGTTCACTCAGGGTTAAAAATGTCAAGTGCCCCTTtgctcacacagctctgcagacatgAGGCTGGGattctccttctgcagctgaagAGCTCATTGCTCAACACCTCCAACCCAGAACAGGAGTTTGTACAACTGGAATGCATCTCCTGATCTAAAAGTTTATTTCCCAGCAAACAACAGAGTAGCTTCTTCCAATTTCAGTCTGAAGCAGCTCTTGGGCCCTTCTTCTTAGGTTAAATCCTTGTAACAGCTCAGATGACAGAATTCAATCAGGAGGCACAGATGTGAGAACGCTTTGAAGATAATGAAGAGCAAAGTTCAACAGTGGGAAACAGGAACATTTTCTATTTGTAAGCTAAATATTTAAGTTCATCAAATCCTCTCAAGGGCTGGAGCCtaggaggaggaggcagctggaagcagtggctgtgcctgccccatgACAGTGGCATcacctgggcagcctggagcaggagcacgTGTTGGGCTGAGGCTCTCCATGTCAGAACAAATGGAGTCATCATTCCTGAGAGGAAAGCTAAGGAGGAAGCTGTGCTCTGACCCCACTGGGCCAGAGGAAACCCCACAGCACTCCTGGGAGTGACCAGCAGGTCTGGAACCCCACTGGTGCTGGgttcagtgccagccctggcaccaccTGCTGATGGCAGGCACATAATTTTTGTTGATGACACAAGTGTATCAATCCCACTCTAAAGTTAGGTGTAATCTCAGAGAGAGATATCTTTGTCAAGtaatatttgtgtttattctAAGCAAAAATAGTTCCATTCATTTTAGTAGAAAATACTAGGAAAACTGTCAATAGTACTTAAGTCTTTTAATCATCAAGAAATCTGTGGCCATTGGGGCTTGCACGTAGAAATCCAAAGTCATTCAGAGGCCAgatctgtaaaataaaaacagtcaCAAGAGATTGCATCACAATCCAAAGTTTAGTGTTTTCATTTGTTATTGGAATAGTTTCATAaacattataattttttctctctttggtaAAGAACTTTGCTCACTGATGTGCTTCTCTTACTAGGAGTAATAAATCCTGTGTATTACAAGGAATTGTTCCATTGTGTGAATTTTACAATTTATACAGGAGATATGCTTTGCTATGGAGAGCCTCATGAATTCCACTGCTTTTTTCACCCTTGGAAATAAATATGTTCCTAAAGAGCATCTTCCCAAATCAGTGTTTTCTAGCTTGTAAAGCTCTTCATGACTGTAAAGATCAGGTATGTGTTTTTTGGTCCATCTAGGAGAAAAAACGTACCACGTACATGGACCTCCCTGTGGTAaggtgcatttttatttttttgtattttcaagaTGGGcctttgaaatggaaatacCAAACCTTGGAAAAAAGATCTGTTGGCTACAGGTAAACTTAAACAAACTTATACAGGAATGAAGGGGTGGAAGTGCCTTCCACCACCCAGGCTCTGGATGAAGCTCCTCTGAGAAGGGACAGTTATTTCCGGAAGAGCACAACTCATCACCAAGTACAGGTGTCAGAGAGTGATGCGGGCCAATAAGCAAATCTTCTCTCCAGAAACTACCTGTAGAGCTGTTCATGTACTGAATGCTCCCAGGAGTACTTTACACAGTCATTAATTACATGTAGGATGGTCttggatgcaaaaaaaaataggcaaTAGGAAAGCAAGGACATTCATTTCCTCATTGTCCTTTGTCTCCCTTGAATGTCTGTGTCTCTTTCAAAGATGGCACAAGTGGCTCAgcaggaagaagggaaagatGAGGATGAACAATCACTGCCCTCTGTGGCTCTAAGCACATAAAAATTTCACAGCCCCTGCCCAAGATGAAGCAGCCTAGATAGAGAAAGGTGGGCTGTTGCTACCTTGTTCCCAAAGCATCTGTCAGTATTATGGTTATCTCACTTATTTTTCATTAGAATTTGATCTTAAGGTATAAGAACAGTAACCTAAGAGCAATCCTGAGTTCATGGAGCAGCCAGAACACAGAAGGagcctttgctgctctctgtgtggAGTGAAAGAGTAATTGTCTCGTTTAAAAGAGGAAGCACAGGCAAAGGCTCAGTTATTTCTAGCCCTGTgatctgtccccagccccaaaggctgtgtcaggagaggctgaggcagctcaggacaggcctggcaggaggcagcagcagcagctctctcctggctggggctgtgccctctgcaggctcctggcagcccctggcagcactgTGCCCCATCAGGAAGGCAGAAGGAGAATCATGCTCAGGACCTCAAGTGTGCATCAGGAAAAGGCTCTTGTGCAAGATCTCAGACAATTCCTGGGATTCTGGCACGTGCAGTcaggggggagcaggaggaacagCTGCTGACACAGAACCACAGAGGTGATGTCTTGTCTCTGTGCTCATCAGCCGGTGAGCAATTTTAAGTTCCTCACAAAAATACAGATACAAGCCAACAACAGAAGGGTGTTTGTGATCTTGGTTAGCAGTAAAGCTGTAGAATTCAAAGCTGTCCAGAGGGCCTGTGCTGGCTTCAGGCTGGGTGTCAAGTCTTTGTTTGGCCCTGAAGGCAAGCAgaagtaaaaggaaagaaaaatatcccatATAACAAATCTAAGTTGATCTCAGTCAAGGCCTGGAGAAGGTAGGCAGTTTTTTAGTCTGTTCACTCCAGCACAAATCTCATTTCAGGCAACTCAAATCACACCTACTGCAACTTGCCTTTCTTTCAGTGAAAGTAATCAAATTAGCTTTAAATGTTGCTTTGACAGTGTAGTTTGAAATTTGTCACAGTAATCTTAGCAGTAGAGTTAGaatgaaaattatgttttatcTAGTCTGCATGCAAGGAAGAACCTGAGAAATAATACTGGTTGTTGGAAAGAGATGGAAAGCCCTCCTCTGTGAAACAAAGACATGCCACTCTGTCTTTAAAGTTCTGACAGAAGTTGACTGTGACTTGCTCATTCAGACTGGCTCTTCCAATTAGCAGCTCTTTGCCCTCTCTGCTTTGGCCTACATAGATAGATTTGATCTGATGGACGGGGCATAAATGGGGCTAACTAGCTCTTTTGAAGATACACCACAGGTCTAGTTGTGACATGGAGCCTAaatccagggaagggaatgcaCAGGATATCCTACCTAGGACAGGATGAAGCATGAGTTCTAAGCAGGATTCCCAGTGCTTTTCCTGAATTTGCAGCTGCTTTGATTTCAGCAGCCCTTTATGGCATGGCCTTGTGGCAGGACAAGAATCAGGTGTTGGTATTTCTGTAAGGGTTAAAAACTGCTGCACCAACCCTGACTGAGAACCCTTGGTCTAAACTTCAGATAAACATTCATGTTTTGCCAAGAATAGGTTGGCTAAACAAATGCAGCCAGCTAGACTGGCTAAACTCACTCTCTTCTGTTGAAATCCCTGACTTCCAGATTatacttgggtttttttgtatcCATTCCTAAAAAAGTAACTCAGTACTGAAAGGCACTCTTACTGAAAGGCTCCTCCAAAatccacaaacacaaaaacttCCATTCTGAAGGAAGTAAAAACTGTTGGATGGAAGagaagccagagctgcagcaggctgtaCTAAAAGCACTCAGAGGTTTCCTGGCCAGTGGCCAGTGGCCAGGCAGCCCTGTGCACTCTGTacctgctgccctgcactgcaGTGTGCAGCAGCAATACACAGGAGCAGCATCACTCTGTGCTCATGGGAGGTATCAGAAAGAACCCAACTGGAAACACTCATTTGAAGAACAAATCCATTTTTGCTTTTAGGCACCGTATACTTAAATCTCACAAAAACCTGAATAATCACTACTCTATGCCACTGTCATTAAACAACTCATGTGAAATCTggttaaattattttgattaagTATCAAGTGAttgcataatattttttttttaacagacaaTGTTCAGGAGTCCTAAAGTAGTGAATTATCTGTGAGTTCCACTCATTGTACAGAGTTTACTTGGGGTTCAGTCCTGTCAGTCACTTCATTAAGGTCTTTCAAACACCTTCCTTGTCAGGGCACAAGCTGGACACAAAATCTATTGCTGTGGAGAGATACTGTGACTGATTTTGGCTGTCCATACACACAGGTTCTTGATATATTCAGTATTTGCTAACATTAAAGCAGTAAATAGCAGCAGCTTTTCTATACCTGTGCATCAGCTTggagaaatgctgttttcagttGCATTATTACTGGCACTTTCTCATTAGAGGAGTGTCAGCAGATTAGCATCGCTTGTCTCTTAGTAGTCAATAATTCAAGCTAAAACTTGGGTCATAAAAATAGCCCTGTTGGGAACCAGCCTTTTTCCCTCTGGTGTGCAGGGCAAGGCAGACAGCAGGAGAAGGGGCAGAGCCCTGAGTAAACACCAGGCAAGAACTCAGAGCAAATGtgagccaggaggagcagaggtcACCCAAAATTTGCCAGTAGGACTGAGGGGGCCCTGTTGTCT
This sequence is a window from Serinus canaria isolate serCan28SL12 chromosome 5, serCan2020, whole genome shotgun sequence. Protein-coding genes within it:
- the DNAJC24 gene encoding dnaJ homolog subfamily C member 24 isoform X4, which produces MQLLWRGSRVSHKNLYHPDKQEAGVAAAQAEERARRFLEIHQAWKILGNEETKREYDLQQREDNLTKEWPLHEQIYLEDMSWNEDEQLYTLSCRCGGNYSVSKSESKDVSVVCCDTCSLVIQILQ